In Candidatus Kaistella beijingensis, a genomic segment contains:
- a CDS encoding YicC/YloC family endoribonuclease: MILSMTGFGRSEGVFEGKKITIDLKSLNSKSFDLNIKMPLRYKEKEFDIRKVLNDKILRGKVDCYINLETLNDSNDVNINHDLVKSYIDELKKISGDGPDFEYLKMAIRFPDAISTRPDELNENEWIFLTGLLNEALSKFDNFRKTEGEILHEELKRNLKNIEDYLSQVEPHEDVRMDGVKERYRKTLNEFDHIDETRFYQEMAYFTEKLDISEEKVRLTQHLKYYYEVMKNEDFNGKKLGFISQEIGREINTLGSKANHAEIQKLVVMMKDDLEKIKEQTLNVL, encoded by the coding sequence ATGATTTTATCCATGACCGGCTTCGGACGAAGTGAAGGCGTCTTCGAAGGAAAAAAAATTACCATCGACCTGAAATCGCTCAACAGCAAATCGTTCGACCTCAACATCAAAATGCCTTTACGGTACAAGGAAAAAGAATTCGACATCCGAAAAGTTTTGAACGATAAAATCCTCCGCGGAAAAGTAGATTGCTACATTAATCTGGAAACACTGAACGATTCCAACGATGTGAATATTAATCATGATTTGGTTAAATCCTATATCGATGAATTAAAAAAAATTTCTGGTGATGGCCCCGATTTCGAATATTTGAAAATGGCGATTAGATTTCCGGATGCGATTTCCACGAGACCCGATGAACTTAATGAAAATGAATGGATTTTCCTCACTGGTTTACTGAATGAGGCGCTTTCAAAGTTTGATAACTTCAGAAAAACAGAGGGTGAAATTTTGCATGAAGAGCTAAAAAGAAACCTTAAAAATATTGAGGATTATCTTTCTCAGGTGGAACCTCATGAGGACGTCCGAATGGACGGCGTGAAAGAACGTTACCGAAAAACATTAAATGAATTCGACCATATCGACGAAACCCGATTCTACCAGGAAATGGCTTATTTTACAGAAAAATTGGATATTTCCGAAGAAAAAGTTCGGCTCACCCAGCATTTGAAATACTACTACGAAGTGATGAAAAATGAAGATTTCAACGGAAAAAAACTCGGATTCATTTCGCAGGAAATCGGCCGTGAAATCAACACGTTGGGTTCAAAAGCCAATCACGCGGAAATCCAAAAATTGGTCGTGATGATGAAGGATGATTTGGAAAAGATTAAGGAGCAAACGTTAAATGTACTATAA
- the lnt gene encoding apolipoprotein N-acyltransferase, producing MKYVILSLLSAMLLSISWPTYGIPFFIFFALVPLMMMEHDITKFSTIKRKGWVIFGLSYFCFVIWNIVTTGWLYGSKNPDGTHSVMAVVFPVVVNSLLYSFVFQLYHWYKKLQGTYWGLTFFVAIWMCFEKLHMSWEFTWPWLNLGNAFSEYPKIIQWYDTLGATGGSFWILLINVYAFYTLRIWEAGRKRKSLIINSAILVGAIALPMLISVVKYNNFDEKPIGSVKVLMLQPELDPYTEKYSKDSLTILNDLLTLAEQNSKGQIDYYIGPETSLPGFGSISERGFEQSTLLNNVKDFLSKHPKSVFATGISSHKFFQSTEQKPNAAYQVSDGSFVESYNSAVQIIPNQKVEVYHKGKLVPGVEIFPYINVLKPILGDAMLNLGGATVSLGIDEERKVFSNPFNKGKLAPIICYESIYGEFVTDYVKKGANFLAIMTNDSWWGVTQGHQQLMSYAKLRAIETRREIARSANSGISAHIDAKGDVLADTLYGDKTALFAEVKLYDKMTFYSRAGDLLSRISIFVLGFLVFYTLIKKFQNRKNMSSK from the coding sequence ATGAAATACGTTATTCTTTCTTTACTATCCGCGATGCTTTTAAGCATTTCGTGGCCCACTTACGGAATTCCTTTCTTCATATTTTTTGCGTTGGTTCCTTTAATGATGATGGAGCACGACATCACCAAATTTTCTACAATCAAAAGAAAAGGTTGGGTGATTTTCGGACTTTCCTATTTCTGTTTCGTGATTTGGAATATTGTTACGACGGGTTGGTTGTATGGCTCAAAAAATCCTGATGGAACCCATTCTGTGATGGCGGTGGTTTTTCCGGTTGTGGTGAATTCACTGCTCTATTCTTTCGTTTTTCAGCTCTATCATTGGTACAAAAAGTTGCAGGGAACTTATTGGGGACTTACTTTTTTTGTGGCGATTTGGATGTGTTTCGAGAAACTACACATGAGTTGGGAATTTACGTGGCCTTGGTTAAATTTAGGAAATGCTTTTTCAGAATACCCGAAAATCATTCAATGGTACGACACGTTGGGCGCAACCGGCGGAAGTTTTTGGATTTTGCTGATTAATGTTTACGCATTCTACACTTTAAGAATTTGGGAAGCGGGGAGAAAAAGAAAATCGCTAATCATCAATTCGGCTATTCTTGTTGGAGCCATCGCTTTACCGATGTTAATTTCCGTGGTGAAATACAATAATTTTGATGAGAAGCCAATCGGTTCCGTCAAAGTTTTAATGCTGCAACCTGAACTCGATCCTTACACAGAAAAATATTCAAAAGACAGTTTGACCATTTTGAATGATTTGCTGACTTTAGCCGAACAAAACTCAAAAGGACAAATCGATTACTACATCGGTCCCGAAACTTCACTTCCCGGATTTGGTTCCATTTCTGAACGAGGTTTTGAGCAAAGTACGCTTTTAAATAACGTAAAAGATTTCCTTTCGAAACATCCGAAATCTGTTTTTGCTACGGGAATTTCTTCTCACAAATTCTTTCAAAGTACCGAACAAAAACCAAACGCAGCTTATCAAGTTTCTGATGGAAGTTTCGTGGAAAGTTACAATTCCGCTGTTCAAATTATTCCGAATCAAAAAGTGGAAGTTTACCACAAAGGAAAACTCGTTCCCGGTGTTGAAATTTTCCCGTACATCAATGTTTTAAAACCGATTCTTGGCGACGCGATGTTGAATTTAGGCGGCGCAACCGTTTCTTTAGGAATTGATGAAGAAAGGAAAGTTTTTTCCAATCCATTCAATAAAGGAAAACTCGCTCCAATCATCTGCTACGAAAGTATTTACGGCGAGTTTGTCACAGATTATGTAAAAAAAGGCGCCAATTTTTTAGCAATTATGACGAACGATTCTTGGTGGGGAGTTACACAGGGTCACCAACAATTGATGTCTTACGCAAAACTTCGCGCGATTGAAACACGCCGAGAAATCGCCCGATCTGCAAACAGCGGAATTTCCGCCCATATTGATGCAAAAGGTGATGTTTTAGCCGACACTCTTTATGGAGATAAAACAGCACTTTTCGCGGAAGTGAAATTGTACGACAAAATGACTTTCTATTCAAGAGCGGGAGATTTGCTGTCGCGAATTTCGATT
- the folB gene encoding dihydroneopterin aldolase, whose amino-acid sequence MTTKILFENLKIYAYHGVLPEEKIIGTYFIVNVEIHADLWKAVGTDDLNDTVNYAEVNDIIHEEMKIPSKLMEHVCGRISKKIKLEFPQISYIKVKMTKTNPPMQGEMEGVSVEIEKDYGGIK is encoded by the coding sequence ATGACCACAAAAATCCTCTTTGAAAACCTAAAAATCTACGCTTATCACGGCGTTCTTCCCGAAGAAAAAATAATCGGAACATACTTTATCGTGAACGTTGAGATTCATGCCGATTTATGGAAAGCCGTTGGAACTGATGATTTGAACGATACCGTGAATTATGCGGAAGTGAATGACATCATTCACGAAGAAATGAAAATTCCATCAAAATTAATGGAACATGTTTGTGGCAGAATTTCAAAAAAAATCAAATTGGAGTTTCCACAAATTTCTTATATCAAAGTAAAAATGACCAAAACCAATCCACCGATGCAGGGCGAAATGGAGGGAGTCAGCGTGGAAATTGAGAAGGATTATGGAGGAATAAAGTAA
- a CDS encoding RluA family pseudouridine synthase, with amino-acid sequence MTEDHEEYLDEELLDQESNDADSEGLYEHFYVKVDKGQEIVRIDKFLHNIRQNSTRNKISQTCRAGNVVVNGKPVKQNYRVKPGDEISVLLTRPPRENFIVPQDIPLNIVYEDDDVVVVDKNAGMVVHPGHGNWDGTLVNALAFHFEKNGEKSDLDRVGLVHRIDKDTSGLLVVAKNEYALSFLAKQFFDRKTRRLYWAFVWGNVAEDEGTIRGHIGRHLKNRMQMAVFEDGSFGKHAVTHYKVIERFKYMTWVECKLETGRTHQIRAHFKHIGHTLFNDERYEGHQILKGVNLPKYKQFVKNVFEVLPRHALHAHTLGFIHPTTKEEMYFESPMPQDMQEAVEKWRKYLE; translated from the coding sequence ATGACCGAAGACCACGAAGAATATTTAGATGAGGAATTACTGGATCAGGAATCGAATGACGCTGATTCAGAAGGACTTTACGAACACTTTTATGTAAAAGTAGATAAAGGTCAGGAAATTGTGCGCATCGATAAATTTCTGCATAATATTCGTCAGAACTCTACCAGAAATAAAATCTCACAAACTTGCCGTGCGGGAAACGTAGTAGTGAACGGAAAACCCGTGAAGCAAAACTACCGCGTAAAACCGGGGGATGAAATCTCGGTTCTTTTAACCAGACCGCCGCGCGAAAACTTTATCGTTCCACAAGATATTCCTTTAAATATCGTTTATGAAGATGATGATGTTGTGGTGGTAGATAAAAATGCAGGAATGGTGGTTCATCCCGGTCATGGAAATTGGGACGGAACTTTGGTGAATGCGCTCGCTTTTCATTTCGAAAAAAATGGTGAGAAATCTGATCTGGATCGGGTAGGTTTGGTTCACAGAATCGATAAAGACACTTCCGGACTTTTAGTGGTGGCAAAAAATGAATATGCTTTAAGTTTTTTGGCGAAGCAGTTTTTTGACCGAAAAACGAGAAGATTGTATTGGGCATTTGTTTGGGGAAATGTTGCAGAAGATGAAGGAACTATTCGCGGACATATCGGAAGACATCTGAAAAACCGAATGCAGATGGCAGTTTTCGAGGACGGAAGTTTCGGGAAACATGCGGTGACTCACTATAAAGTCATCGAACGTTTTAAATACATGACTTGGGTGGAATGTAAGCTGGAAACGGGACGAACCCATCAAATTCGTGCCCATTTCAAACACATCGGTCATACTTTGTTTAATGACGAAAGATATGAAGGTCACCAAATTTTGAAAGGAGTAAATCTCCCCAAATACAAACAGTTTGTGAAAAATGTTTTCGAGGTTTTGCCGCGTCATGCACTTCATGCACACACTTTAGGATTTATTCATCCCACCACGAAAGAGGAAATGTATTTTGAAAGTCCGATGCCGCAAGATATGCAGGAAGCTGTCGAAAAATGGCGTAAATATTTGGAATAA
- the nadA gene encoding quinolinate synthase NadA — MSTQTLDKAKANLPVRGFLKIDDLIIPKGEDLVKAILDLKKEKNAVILAHYYQPAEIQDIADYLGDSLQLARAAKDTDADMIAFCGVHFMAEAAKILNPNKKVVLPDTQAGCSLADGCSGEGLRKMREQYPNALIATYINCNAETKAESDIIVTSSNAETIINALPEDRPIIFAPDKNLGRYLAKKTGRDMILWDGSCIVHEAFSMERIAKQLAENPDAKLIAHPESETPVLDLAHFIGSTSALLNYVEKDDAQKFIVATEEGILHEMKKRAPQKELLPALVFDESCNCSECFYMKRNTLEKLYLCMKYELPEILMDEELRLKALEPIEKMLELSTTIK, encoded by the coding sequence ATGAGCACACAAACCCTAGATAAAGCAAAAGCAAACCTTCCTGTAAGAGGATTTTTAAAAATAGACGACCTTATTATTCCCAAAGGTGAAGATTTGGTAAAAGCCATTCTCGACCTTAAAAAGGAAAAAAATGCGGTGATTTTGGCGCATTATTATCAACCTGCAGAAATTCAGGATATTGCGGATTATCTTGGTGATTCCCTTCAATTGGCGAGAGCTGCGAAAGACACCGATGCAGATATGATTGCTTTTTGCGGCGTTCATTTCATGGCGGAAGCTGCGAAAATTTTGAACCCAAACAAAAAGGTTGTTCTTCCGGACACACAGGCTGGTTGTTCGCTTGCAGACGGCTGTAGCGGCGAAGGTTTGAGAAAAATGCGCGAACAGTATCCAAACGCTTTAATCGCAACTTACATCAACTGTAACGCAGAAACCAAAGCGGAATCCGACATTATTGTAACGAGCTCCAACGCGGAAACCATTATTAATGCACTTCCTGAAGACCGGCCAATTATTTTCGCTCCTGATAAAAATTTGGGAAGATATCTCGCTAAAAAGACAGGTCGCGACATGATTTTGTGGGACGGAAGCTGTATCGTTCATGAAGCCTTTTCCATGGAAAGAATTGCCAAACAGTTGGCTGAAAATCCTGACGCAAAACTCATCGCACATCCTGAAAGTGAAACGCCTGTTTTGGATTTGGCACATTTCATCGGTTCTACTTCTGCCCTTTTAAATTATGTGGAAAAAGATGATGCCCAAAAATTCATCGTCGCTACAGAAGAAGGAATCCTGCACGAAATGAAAAAACGTGCACCACAAAAAGAATTACTTCCCGCTTTGGTTTTTGATGAAAGCTGCAACTGCTCAGAATGTTTTTACATGAAGCGAAATACTTTGGAAAAACTGTATTTGTGCATGAAATATGAACTTCCTGAAATTCTTATGGATGAAGAACTTCGTCTAAAAGCTTTAGAACCCATCGAAAAAATGTTGGAACTTTCAACAACCATTAAGTAA
- a CDS encoding PASTA domain-containing protein, giving the protein MLKSLFHWKVLVNILLAAAVFTGLVWLTFRWLEIHTNHGKEIPVPNVMNKSVHDAIKILDDSGLEYEVDSFKYDPKYRPFQVLQVYPSPGSRVKDGRTIILKVNPRTWAQVSVPDVLDRYKGLAFRQLEQVGLKVGDTIFEPSIQRDAVIRMLYNGSTLKPGALLPRFSTIDLVIGAGPKRNISVPNLVGLTVQQAKAIIAQNLFEVGLVEYEDGGSDESDIVYYQDPVSFDVRDQGMQIDIWASKKTPAEMSGKISQLNSIYRIKIDTTTPPPSYYEPPVYREPVAPRVSEPKPETPRTETPKQETPKSEVPKATTEKKPKTTVEQKPKTSSATTPKTTTTTSPKPEEKPKAKKVIVE; this is encoded by the coding sequence ATGCTTAAATCGCTTTTCCACTGGAAAGTTTTGGTAAATATACTATTAGCGGCGGCAGTTTTCACAGGTTTGGTTTGGTTGACATTCCGTTGGTTGGAGATTCATACCAATCACGGTAAAGAAATCCCCGTTCCTAATGTGATGAACAAATCCGTTCATGACGCCATCAAAATATTAGACGATTCCGGACTGGAATATGAAGTGGACAGTTTTAAGTATGATCCAAAATACCGCCCGTTTCAGGTTTTGCAGGTTTATCCTTCACCAGGATCGCGTGTGAAAGACGGAAGAACCATTATATTAAAAGTAAATCCAAGAACTTGGGCGCAAGTATCTGTTCCCGATGTTTTAGACCGATATAAAGGTTTGGCTTTTAGGCAATTGGAGCAGGTTGGATTAAAAGTGGGTGATACTATTTTTGAACCGAGCATTCAAAGAGATGCAGTAATCCGAATGCTGTATAATGGCTCGACTTTAAAACCGGGCGCACTTTTGCCGAGATTTTCAACGATTGATTTGGTAATTGGAGCGGGTCCGAAAAGAAATATTTCGGTTCCCAATTTAGTGGGATTAACAGTGCAACAGGCGAAAGCAATCATCGCTCAAAATTTATTTGAAGTTGGTTTGGTGGAGTATGAAGACGGTGGTTCCGATGAATCAGACATTGTTTATTATCAAGATCCGGTCTCGTTTGATGTGCGTGATCAGGGAATGCAGATTGATATTTGGGCGAGTAAGAAAACGCCGGCAGAAATGAGCGGCAAAATTTCACAGCTGAATTCGATTTACCGAATTAAAATCGACACCACAACTCCGCCGCCAAGTTATTATGAACCGCCGGTTTATAGAGAACCAGTTGCGCCAAGAGTTTCGGAGCCAAAACCGGAAACTCCAAGAACTGAAACTCCAAAACAGGAAACTCCAAAATCAGAAGTTCCAAAAGCAACGACGGAGAAAAAACCAAAGACTACTGTAGAACAGAAACCGAAAACTTCTTCTGCAACAACGCCAAAAACTACAACAACCACTTCTCCAAAACCGGAAGAAAAACCGAAAGCTAAAAAAGTGATTGTTGAATAA
- the gmk gene encoding guanylate kinase, with product MNKVIIFSAPSGSGKTTLVKHCLEHFPELEFSISCTTRNPRGTEKDGVDYHFISPEKFRQKIWEEAFVEFEEVYEDKYYGTLKSEVERIWNDGKTVIFDVDVKGGIALKKYFGEQALSIFIMPPSIQELERRLIARATEDAETIQTRVEKAEQEMTFQNEFDKILVNTDLETAKAEIEKLVSEFLNS from the coding sequence ATGAATAAAGTCATCATATTTTCAGCACCAAGTGGAAGTGGAAAAACCACTTTGGTAAAGCATTGTTTGGAACATTTTCCTGAACTTGAATTTTCAATTTCGTGTACAACAAGAAATCCTCGCGGAACGGAAAAAGACGGGGTGGATTATCATTTCATTTCTCCTGAAAAATTTCGTCAGAAAATTTGGGAAGAAGCCTTCGTAGAATTCGAGGAAGTATATGAAGACAAATATTACGGAACCCTAAAATCCGAAGTTGAAAGAATCTGGAACGATGGAAAAACCGTGATTTTCGATGTGGACGTGAAAGGCGGAATCGCCCTGAAAAAATATTTCGGCGAACAAGCATTATCGATTTTTATTATGCCTCCTTCGATTCAGGAGTTGGAACGAAGATTGATTGCAAGAGCTACGGAAGACGCAGAAACCATACAAACAAGAGTGGAAAAGGCAGAACAGGAAATGACTTTTCAAAACGAATTTGACAAAATTTTAGTGAATACTGATTTAGAAACCGCAAAAGCGGAGATCGAAAAATTAGTGAGCGAATTTTTAAATTCTTAA